AATGTTATAGTCGGACTTAATGGAACTGGAAAGTCTACTTTATTGAAGAGTATATCTGGAATAATAAAAGTAGATAGCGGAAGAATACTATTAAAAGGAAGGGATATAACAGATCTTCCTCCAGAAAAAAGAAATATAGGTTATGTTCCACAACAACCTTATTTATTTTCTCATATGAGCATAAGAGATAACATTATGTATGGTTTAAAGAAAAAGTCCGAAATACCTGATGAGATAAAAGAAGCTGTAGAATTTTTAGGAATGGGAAAATATCTTGATTTAAAGCCTAGAGAGTTAAGCGGAGGTTATAGAAGCAGGGCCTCACTACTTAGAGCCTTAGCTATAAAGCCTGAGCTTATGATTCTAGATGAGCCTACGAGTTCTTTAGATATATATTCAAAGCAAACTCTAATACCGTATTTTAAAAGTGTTTTAAAGCAATTTAATATACCAGCTATATATGTTACTCATGATCCTTGGGAAGGTAAGGAAATCGGTGATAACTTTATATTCTTAAGTGAAGGGAAGCTTATAAAGACTAATTCTTCTGATGAAGCTTTTCTTAGAATGAAAAAATACTTAGCATAAAATTATATTTATGCTAAGTATTTTTTATTCTAATATTAATTCATTATCATTTACCATATTTCTTATCCATTTAAATGATTTAAATCTCCATCTTATAAATTTAGTGATTTCCTCAATACCAGTAAATAAAATAAGTGGATATACTGGTAGATGATGATAAATTAATGAATTTTATTAATAAGAATTTTAATAAATTATTTAGAATATATTTAAGTGAAGAGGTGATTTAATGAATTCTAATTTAGAAGGTAAGGTTATTAGAGATTGTATTCATGGAGATATATTTCTTAGTGATAATTTTTTAAAAATAATAGATACACCTGAATTTCAAAGACTTAGAAGAATTCGTCAACTTGCTATAGTCAATTTATTATTTCCATGTGCAGAACATACGAGGTTTTCTCATTGCTTAGGAACATTTCATATTATGAGAAGGATTATAGAACATTTTGAAAAAGAGTTTGAAAATATAAATATGAGCATTGATAGTAGAGATAAGGAAGTAGCATTAGCAGCTGCATTACTTCACGATATAGGCCATGGCCCTTTTTCACACACATTTGAGGAGATATATTCAAATAAAAGTATGAATCATGAGATGTGGACAATCAGAATAATAACAGACAAAAGTACTACTTTGAACAAAGTACTAGTAGAAAATTTTGATGAAGATTTTCCAGAAGATGTAGCACGCCTTATAGATAAATCAGCATATAAACAAAATTATTCAGATGAAAAAATAGATTTAAACTTTATACTGTCATCTTTAGTAAGTAGCCAAATAGATGCTGATAGAATGGACTACATAATGAGAGACTCTGTTCATACAGGTGTTAGCTATGGGAAAATTGATATATCTAGGATAATAAAATCTATGACTATAAAAAAGAATGAGAATAAATACTTTTTATGTATATATGAAAAATATTTGCCAGATATAGAATCTTATCTTTTATCCAGATATCAAATGCATAAGGGAATATATAACCATAGCTTTAAATGTGAAATGGAAGGAGTAATAAAAAAGATATTTTTTAGAATGAAAGAATTATTTAAATTTGGTAAGCTAAATGAATATATGATTCCAAATGGTATAATACCTATACTTACAGACAGGGAATATACATTAGAAGAATATATATCAACAGATGATTATACTTTATTATATTTATTTAGTGAACTTAGAAGAAGTGAAGATTTGGTACTGTCCAAGTTGTGCAAATGTGTTATTGATAGAAATAAATTCGAGCAAATAGATAATAATGAAAATATTGAGCCTTATAAATCGAAGCTAATACATGAGCTACAAGAAATAGGATATGAAGTAAAAGATTTAAAAAAAGAGTATTTTTGGTTAGAAGTTTCAAAAAATTATAGCGCTTATGAAACTAATAAGGACAATATACTTGTATATAGCAATAAAGGAAAGATAAAAGACCTAGCTGAGGTTTCAAATATAATATCTCCTAGTGTATGTGGACGAAAAACTGATATTTTTATAAATTATGATATATTAAAAAACATTAACAAAATATGATTGAAAAAGTATGTATAAATTTTACATTTAAAGGATATAGTGTAGATATTAATAAACAAGGAGGAAGTTATGAATATTGATAACTACAAATATATCGATAAAAGTATAAATTATGAAATACCTATAAATGACTTAAATAATATAGTTCAACTAGTATCAGCAAATGAACAGCTTGGTTATGATTTTAATTCAAAGCAAAAACTATTTATAGATAATATTTTTTATGATTTTTCTATGATATTTCAAAAAAATAAGTTCTATATAGATAGTGAATATGATAGAAGTATAATAGCTAAAAACAATAAATATACTATAAAATTATTTGGAGAATCAAGAGAATATACATTATCATTTGAAAATGATAAGAAAAATTTAAAAGAATTCATACTGCATATAAATCCAAATAAATCAAAGTTTGGAATTCTATCAGAAGATTGTGGATGGTATATAAATTCAAATGGTAATGTATCTAGCTGCAAAGAAATTCAATACAATGACTGTGATTTTTTAAAAGAAGAAATAAAAAAATTAAGATCATTAAAATATGAAAAGATAAATGCGGCTAAATATATAGAGAATCTAGATTTTAATATATCTTTATTTAAAAATAAGACCTTAGTTGGAGAATGTAAAAATTTAAAAGATGTATTTGATAAAATATCTGGCCTATCTGAAAGCTAAAAATTGAGTTTTACTTTATAGGGATATTAAGCAATCACAAGCTGGATTTAATATGTTAAAATATAGTAAGTACATAATTAGGTTGAGGAAAATGGAGTGATTGTATGTTTAGAACTATAAGATGGTTTATTTATTTTTGGTATAGTTTAATATCGCTAATACCAGATGTAAAAAAGGTAAAGAAGTTAGATGAGCAAGGAGATATAGCTCAAAAAGATCAAATAGTGTATGAAAAGGCCTCTAATTGGGCTAAAACTCTAGTCGAGTTGAGTGGAGCTAATGTAAATATTATAGGAGAAGAGAATATACCTAAAGATGAAGCTGTATTATTTGTTAGCAATCATCAGGGAAGTTTTGATATTCCAATACTGCTAGGTTTTATAAAAAAACCTAAGGCATTTGTAGCAAAGGAAGAATTAAGAAAATTTCCTTTCATAAGTAAGTGGATGGAGTATATGAATTGTATATTCTTAAATAGATCTAATAATAGAGAATCTATAAAGGCGATTAAACAAGGTATTAATAATTTGAGGCAAGGATACTCTATGGTAATATTTCCAGAGGGAACTAGAAGTGAGGATGGTAAATTAGGAGAATTTAAACCTGGGGCATTAAAGCTTGCTACTAAATCAAAAGTTAGAATAGTTCCTATTACAATAAGTGGGTCTAATAATATTATGAAAAAAGGAAGCTTTATAATAAGCCCAGCTGAGGTTGATGTTATGATTTCTAAGGCAATAGAAATTGAGGAAGGCATGGACAAGGATACGAAATCTCTTACAGAAAACATAAGAAATATTATAAATGATAATTTAGAGTACAAGGAAAAAAATATATGATAAAAAAACAGTCTGAAGATTAATATTTTCAGACTGTTTTTTTATTGAGTAATAAAGAAAAGATTCATTAAATATAATATACTGTACCTTTATTATGAATAAAGAGTTTAAGTCAAGGGGGATGTTTTATGTCTAAGATAATGGATATAAGAGAAGCTATTTCAAAATATGTAAAACCGGGCTGTAGCATTATGCTTGGTGGTTTTTTAGGTTGCAATACACCTTTAAGAGCTGTTGATGAAATTATAAATCAAGATATAGGTGGTTTGACAGTTATATCTACTGTTAACTCTTTTGTGGACAGTGATATAGGGCTTTTATTCAATAAGAAACTGGTAAAAAAATTTATAGGTTCTCATATAGGAACAAATCCAACTGTGGTTAAACAGTATCAAAGCGGTGAAACTGATGTTGAGTTTTTTCCTCAGGGAACACTAATAGAAAAAATAAGATGTAAAGGAGCAGGTCTTGGAGGCGTATTAACACCAACAGGAGTAGGTACATTAATGGAAGAAGGAAAACAAAAGTTGACTCTAGATAATAAGGAATATCTTTTAGAAACTCCACTTGGTTCAGATGTAACTATAATAAAAGGATTTAAGGCTGATAAAATGGGGAATATCGTTTATAAAGGAACTCCTAATGCAAATCCTATTATGGCCATGGCAGGAAATATAACTATAGCAGAAGTAGAAGAAATAGTTGAAGTAGGAGAATTAAAACCTACAGAAATAGGAACACAGGGAATATTTGTAGATGCTATTTGTTTGGGATATGACTTAAATACATACCGTGATAGAACTAGAGATATGTGTAAACGTGTTGGAATATATAAATAAGGAGGGAAAATTATGAATCCAAAAAAAAGAATAGCTAAGAGAGCTGCTAAAGAGTTTAACGATGGAATGGTTGTGAACTTGGGATTTGGAATTCCTGTTTTATCGAGTAATTATATACCAGAAGGAGTAAATGTGACTTTACAATCTGAAAATGGAATACTAAACTTTGGAGAAGTTGCAAAGCTTGGAGAAGAAGATCATACATTTTGTAATGCAGCAGGAATGCCAATAACTCCATTAACTGGTTGTTCTTTATTTAATTTAGATACATCATTTGCTATAATTAGAGGTGGACATGTAGATATAACTATATTAGGAGCTTTGGAAGTAGACCAGTATGGAAATATAGCTAACTGGGCACTTGAAAATGAAAATGGTAAATATAGTCCTGGTATGGGAGGGGCAATGGACCTTTTAGTTGGAGCAAAGAAGGTTATAGCAACTACTGTTCATACAACAAAAGAAGGTGAATCTAAAATATTAAAAAAATGCAAGCTGCCATTATCTGCACAAGGAGTAGTAGATTTGATAATAACAGAGCTTGCAGTTATGCAGGTAACAAAAGAAGGTCTTGTACTTAAGGAAATTTCACCTGATGTAACTGTTGAAGAAGTTATAAGAAAGACAGATGCAGATTTAATTATTCCTGACAAAATAGAGATTATGGAATAATGAATATTATTTATATACATAATATGGTAAAATTAACTAAATTATCATTGTAAAAGGAGGCTATCAGACTATGGATGATAGACAAGGAAGAGTACCATATGAGTATATAAAGGGGATATTTCAAAAAACAGACCCACAGATTATGGCTAAGCTTACAGGAAATGATTACGATGAAGATAATAATATATTTACACTAAAGCTTATAAATAAAACTTATAAGGTAAAATATCCAAGTGGTGATACATACAATGAAAATGGTGAGGAAGTAAGTTCATATATTATAAAGATAATGATACTAAGATATCTTGTGAATGGTAAAGGAATATCTCAAACAGGAAAAGATATAACGTTCAAGGATATTAATGGAGGACATGTATACTATAAAAACTTTTACAATAGAACAATATCGAGACTTGCAAAGATATATGGAAATAACTTAAAAAGGTTTGAGCAGGATTTTGAAAATATAGAATGTGAAAAGAGAAATATGGGGGATCTAGCCTATAAGTTCGAATTTTTAAAGAATGTGTTTTTTACATTTGTAGTATGGGAAGGTGATGAGGAATTTAATCCTTCTGCAAATGTGTTGTTTGATAGCAATATAGAATACTATTTTAATGCAGAAGATTTAGCAGTTATGGTAGATATTGTAATAACATTTATAAAAAATAAAGGAAATTTACCTCTAGATTTAGGTATGTATAAATAGTTATTAGATACAAAAAAAACCCTCCATTAAGTTGCAGCTTAATAGAGGAATTTAAAAGATCTAAAAGATCCAATAAAAATAATGCAATTGAATTATAACATAGAATTTGCATGTTGAACATGGTTTTGAGTAAAAAAAATATTTAAATTTCAAACAATCGTGATTATCTAAGCTTTAACCATGATTATTGGAATTCTAACGATAATCATGATTAGAATTTGACTAAACCTCTTTATACAAAGTTGAGTGTAAATGATATAATATACTTGTATAAAGAGGTTATTTTATTTAAAAAATAAAAAATTTAATGTTATAAACAAAGGAGAAAGTATGGATAAAATAAATTTAAGCAAAGAGAAAAAAGCAAAAATGATTTCGTCAATAAAAAAATATTTTCAAGATGAAAGAGATGAGAATTTAGGGGATTTAGCATCTTCTATGATTTTGGATTTTTTTATTAAGGAACTTGCCTCAGAGTTTTATAATCAAGGAGTGAGTGACTCATATAAATATATGAGTGACAGATTAGAAGAATTATTTGAAATTCAAAAATATTAGCTAGAAATTGGGGAGAAATTTAAAATGAAAAGAGAATTAAAAAAAGGAAGACTATATAGACATTTTAAGAACAAATTATATCTAGTAATAGATACAGTAAAGCACTCTGAAACACAAGAAGACATGGTACTATATAAAGCCTTATATGGGGACTATGGGCTTTTTGTAAGACCGCTTGAAATGTTTCTTGAAGAGGTTCCTGAAGGAAAAGTAAATCCTATGAATCAAAAATATAGATTTGAACTTATTGAAGATTAGATATATTAAGGAGGCAGTAATGAACAAGATTTGGGATGTAAAAGGAGAAAAAATACAAGGGCTATCTGTAGTTGAAAGTATACTTCACTATAAAGGTATAACAGATAAAAAAGAGATAGAAGAATTTTTAAGTGATAAGCCCAAAAAAACATACGACCCATTCCTTATAAAAAATATGAAGGAAGCTGTAGACAAGATAAAATGTCATATACAAAGCGGCAATAAAATAGTTATATTTGGAGATTACGATGTAGATGGGGTTACATCATCTGCATTGTTGGTAGAGTTTTTTTCAAATATAACTTACAATATAGATTATTATATACCGAATAGATTCTCAGAAGGATACGGTCTTAATAAAGATGCTATAAAAAGTATTAAAGAAGATATGGAAGCAGACCTAATTATAACTGTAGACAATGGAATTAGTTCATTTGATGAAGTCAACTATGCTAAAGAAATAGGTCTAGATATTATAGTTACAGACCACCATAATCCGCCTGAAAAGCTTCCAGAGTGTATAATAATAAATGTAAAGCAAGATGATGATGAGTATCCATTTAAAGAACTTTGTGGATGTGGAGTAGCCTTTAAGTTAGCTCAGGCTCTTCAAAGAGAATTAGATTTACCTAGGAGTACATTATCGGCTCCACTTGACCTTGTAGCGCTTGGAACAATAGCAGACCTTGTTCCATTAGTAGATGAAAATAGAACCTTAGTTAAGTACGGTTTAAAAAATATAAATTCAAATAAAAGATTAGGTATAGCTTCTTTAAGAAAAGAAGTTGGACTTGACGATAAAGAGATAAGTGCTGGGAGAATAGGATATGTGCTGGGACCGTGTTTTAATGCTGCGGGAAGAATTGAAGATGCAAAGCTTGGAGTAAAACTTCTCTTGGAAAAAAACGAAGATGAAGCAAAAAAAGTAGCAGCCATACTTCACAATTTAAATTCTGAAAGACAGGCTATTCAAGAAAAAGGAGAAGAATTCTGTAGGTTATTAGTAGAAACTAATTATATGAATCATGACTTTTTAGTAGTAAGAGCAGATGGAGTATCAGAAGGAGTCATAGGAATTGTTGCGGGTAGAATAAAGGATTTATTCTATAAGCCGACTTTAGTAGTAACGAAAAGTGAAGAAGGGTATCTTAAGGGAAGTGGAAGAAGTATAAAGGGTATTAATATATATGATGAACTTGTCAATGTTTCAGATTTATTCTTGGGATTTGGAGGCCACGAAATGGCATGTGGATTCTCGCTAGAAGAAGATAAGCTAGATGAGTTAAGAGAAAAGCTTGATAGAAGAGCTAAAAAAATAAAGGATATAGATTCAAATATATTTGTTCCAAAGCTTAATGTAATGACAGAACTTGATGCAGAACAATTGAGTGTAGAACTTATAAATGAGATATCAAAGCTTGAGCCATATGGTATGGCTAATGCAAAACCTCTATTTATGATTAAAGATATACAGGTAAATCCTAGTTGGACTAAGGGTTGTGGAAAGAATAATGTCCATTTAAAGCTTAGTGGAAAAAAGGGAAATACATTCTTAAGTGGAATAGGGTTTTCACTTGCTGAAAAATATGAAGCTTTAAATAATCAAAACACTGTTGATGTAGTATTTAGTCCGGAAATTAATGAATACAATGGAAAAGTTAGTCCTCAGATGGTTATGGAGGATATAAAGGAATCTAAATAATTACCACAATTATATAATGCTTAAGCGGACCGTTGCTTAAGCCCAAAACAAAGGGTATCAAAATACCGCGAATGTATTAAATATTTTTAATAAAACTAAGAATTACATCTTATTGAATATCCTGAAAGTTCTAAACTCTCTATCGGTCAGACAACGAACTTTCTTAACGGATATTCAAACGCTGTAATGCTAGTTTTATACAAAAATATTTAAATCATTCGCTAACATTTTAATACCCTTTATTTTGTAAGTATGGTTCTTAAATTTTAGATGGATTCAAAATATCGTTAATTGATATAATATAACAAGAAAACATGACAAAAAATCTAATGGAGGAGAGAGGAAGAATGAAAAAAATATTTTTACTAGCATTTATTATAGTATGTTTTACAGTTAGTCAGGTATGTGCATTCTCACCATATGTAAGCTATAATCAATATTTTAAAAGTGTAAATAAGACTGCAAAGGTTGTACTTATCGATGTGAATAATCAAACTATAAAGCCTAAGGTAGGAAGGGCTCATGGGAAAATAGCTTCTGCTGATTCTTTAAAGAATATGTCAGATATTAAAAAAACTGCTACTAATAGAATTATAGGAGGAATAAATGGAACATACTTTAGTGCATATGATGGATCGAATCTCCCTTATGGAACGCTTATAGAAGATGGTAAAGTAGTTCATATAGGAAATTATGGTTCTGTTATAGGGTTTACTAGTGATAACAAGATGATTATAGATAACCTTAATATAAATATAGATGGATATATAAATAGTGAAAAACAATTTTATGCTTGGGGACTTAATCATCCAAGAAGTGAAAAAGATGCAATAGTTATATATACACAAGAATATAATGACTCTATTTCTCCAAAAGGTGCAAAGGCAGTTATGATTGAAGATGGAGTAGTTAAGTACATAGTTGAGAATCAAGATAATCTATGGGTATCTCAAAATGGATTTATAATATTGTTTAATGAAGAAGTAAAATATTTAGTAGATAGATTTAAAATAGGAGATAAAGTATCTTATAAATGTGATTTTGAGTCACAAAATATAGATCAGACTGTAGAAGGTAATGTTAAATGGGAAGATGTTACATGTGCTATAGGAGCGGGACCAAGCCTTATAATAGATGGTGAAATAACCGCAAATGGATCACAAGAGGGATTTTGGGAAAGTAAGATAAATACGTCTCGTGCTCAAAGAAGTTTTATAGGATATACTTATGATAATAAATTTGTTATGGGAACTGTTTCAAATGCAAATTTAAAGGAATTAGCTCAGATATGCAAAGAAATGAATCTTAAGGGAGCTATGTGTATGGATGGAGGAGCTTCATCTAGCCTTTATTATCAAGGTAAGTATATAACCTTACCTGGAAGAAATATAAATAATGCACTTGTTTTTGCTGAGGAAGTTGTGAGTCAATAGAATAAAAATAAGAAATGCCTAGAATCATGATTCTAGGCATTTCTTATTTTTATTAATACTATTCCATTTCAAAACTTGCACAATCTGTTGACTCTACAGAAGTAGCATTTGGCGTATGCTTCTTAACCTCAATATGATCAAGAGTACAGTTATTAATAGCTTGAGCATGATGTTTACATTCTGTTACATCACAACCTATATGAGTATTTCCTTGGTTCATAAATACACCTCCTAAAATTGACTCAAAAATAGTATTAACTTTATGAATATATTAATTACAGGAAATTATTTACAATTAAAAACAAGTAAATTTTATATAATAAAATGGATTAATTTATGCAAGTATAGTACTTAAATATTTTAAATTAATCGTATTTATATAGGAGAAAGATGAAAAATATGGAAAAGATCAATAGATATTGACTATCAATATCTATTGATGTAGAATGTTATTTGATGAATAAAGTCAAAAGTAGCAAAAAAATGTTTAGAATGATATTTAATATCGAAGGGAGAGGTGAAATGAGAATATCAAGAAGGGACTTCTTAAAATGGTGTACAGCATCAGCTGCAGCAATAGGACTAA
The window above is part of the Tepidibacter aestuarii genome. Proteins encoded here:
- a CDS encoding ATP-binding cassette domain-containing protein, giving the protein MLEIKRLKKIYNNKIVLNDINIRLESGINVIVGLNGTGKSTLLKSISGIIKVDSGRILLKGRDITDLPPEKRNIGYVPQQPYLFSHMSIRDNIMYGLKKKSEIPDEIKEAVEFLGMGKYLDLKPRELSGGYRSRASLLRALAIKPELMILDEPTSSLDIYSKQTLIPYFKSVLKQFNIPAIYVTHDPWEGKEIGDNFIFLSEGKLIKTNSSDEAFLRMKKYLA
- a CDS encoding HD domain-containing protein — its product is MNSNLEGKVIRDCIHGDIFLSDNFLKIIDTPEFQRLRRIRQLAIVNLLFPCAEHTRFSHCLGTFHIMRRIIEHFEKEFENINMSIDSRDKEVALAAALLHDIGHGPFSHTFEEIYSNKSMNHEMWTIRIITDKSTTLNKVLVENFDEDFPEDVARLIDKSAYKQNYSDEKIDLNFILSSLVSSQIDADRMDYIMRDSVHTGVSYGKIDISRIIKSMTIKKNENKYFLCIYEKYLPDIESYLLSRYQMHKGIYNHSFKCEMEGVIKKIFFRMKELFKFGKLNEYMIPNGIIPILTDREYTLEEYISTDDYTLLYLFSELRRSEDLVLSKLCKCVIDRNKFEQIDNNENIEPYKSKLIHELQEIGYEVKDLKKEYFWLEVSKNYSAYETNKDNILVYSNKGKIKDLAEVSNIISPSVCGRKTDIFINYDILKNINKI
- a CDS encoding lysophospholipid acyltransferase family protein, which codes for MFRTIRWFIYFWYSLISLIPDVKKVKKLDEQGDIAQKDQIVYEKASNWAKTLVELSGANVNIIGEENIPKDEAVLFVSNHQGSFDIPILLGFIKKPKAFVAKEELRKFPFISKWMEYMNCIFLNRSNNRESIKAIKQGINNLRQGYSMVIFPEGTRSEDGKLGEFKPGALKLATKSKVRIVPITISGSNNIMKKGSFIISPAEVDVMISKAIEIEEGMDKDTKSLTENIRNIINDNLEYKEKNI
- a CDS encoding CoA transferase subunit A; the protein is MSKIMDIREAISKYVKPGCSIMLGGFLGCNTPLRAVDEIINQDIGGLTVISTVNSFVDSDIGLLFNKKLVKKFIGSHIGTNPTVVKQYQSGETDVEFFPQGTLIEKIRCKGAGLGGVLTPTGVGTLMEEGKQKLTLDNKEYLLETPLGSDVTIIKGFKADKMGNIVYKGTPNANPIMAMAGNITIAEVEEIVEVGELKPTEIGTQGIFVDAICLGYDLNTYRDRTRDMCKRVGIYK
- a CDS encoding 3-oxoacid CoA-transferase subunit B; translated protein: MNPKKRIAKRAAKEFNDGMVVNLGFGIPVLSSNYIPEGVNVTLQSENGILNFGEVAKLGEEDHTFCNAAGMPITPLTGCSLFNLDTSFAIIRGGHVDITILGALEVDQYGNIANWALENENGKYSPGMGGAMDLLVGAKKVIATTVHTTKEGESKILKKCKLPLSAQGVVDLIITELAVMQVTKEGLVLKEISPDVTVEEVIRKTDADLIIPDKIEIME
- a CDS encoding DUF3786 domain-containing protein, with protein sequence MDDRQGRVPYEYIKGIFQKTDPQIMAKLTGNDYDEDNNIFTLKLINKTYKVKYPSGDTYNENGEEVSSYIIKIMILRYLVNGKGISQTGKDITFKDINGGHVYYKNFYNRTISRLAKIYGNNLKRFEQDFENIECEKRNMGDLAYKFEFLKNVFFTFVVWEGDEEFNPSANVLFDSNIEYYFNAEDLAVMVDIVITFIKNKGNLPLDLGMYK
- a CDS encoding DUF2164 domain-containing protein, whose translation is MDKINLSKEKKAKMISSIKKYFQDERDENLGDLASSMILDFFIKELASEFYNQGVSDSYKYMSDRLEELFEIQKY
- a CDS encoding DUF1653 domain-containing protein, with the protein product MKRELKKGRLYRHFKNKLYLVIDTVKHSETQEDMVLYKALYGDYGLFVRPLEMFLEEVPEGKVNPMNQKYRFELIED
- the recJ gene encoding single-stranded-DNA-specific exonuclease RecJ, with the translated sequence MNKIWDVKGEKIQGLSVVESILHYKGITDKKEIEEFLSDKPKKTYDPFLIKNMKEAVDKIKCHIQSGNKIVIFGDYDVDGVTSSALLVEFFSNITYNIDYYIPNRFSEGYGLNKDAIKSIKEDMEADLIITVDNGISSFDEVNYAKEIGLDIIVTDHHNPPEKLPECIIINVKQDDDEYPFKELCGCGVAFKLAQALQRELDLPRSTLSAPLDLVALGTIADLVPLVDENRTLVKYGLKNINSNKRLGIASLRKEVGLDDKEISAGRIGYVLGPCFNAAGRIEDAKLGVKLLLEKNEDEAKKVAAILHNLNSERQAIQEKGEEFCRLLVETNYMNHDFLVVRADGVSEGVIGIVAGRIKDLFYKPTLVVTKSEEGYLKGSGRSIKGINIYDELVNVSDLFLGFGGHEMACGFSLEEDKLDELREKLDRRAKKIKDIDSNIFVPKLNVMTELDAEQLSVELINEISKLEPYGMANAKPLFMIKDIQVNPSWTKGCGKNNVHLKLSGKKGNTFLSGIGFSLAEKYEALNNQNTVDVVFSPEINEYNGKVSPQMVMEDIKESK
- a CDS encoding phosphodiester glycosidase family protein → MKKIFLLAFIIVCFTVSQVCAFSPYVSYNQYFKSVNKTAKVVLIDVNNQTIKPKVGRAHGKIASADSLKNMSDIKKTATNRIIGGINGTYFSAYDGSNLPYGTLIEDGKVVHIGNYGSVIGFTSDNKMIIDNLNINIDGYINSEKQFYAWGLNHPRSEKDAIVIYTQEYNDSISPKGAKAVMIEDGVVKYIVENQDNLWVSQNGFIILFNEEVKYLVDRFKIGDKVSYKCDFESQNIDQTVEGNVKWEDVTCAIGAGPSLIIDGEITANGSQEGFWESKINTSRAQRSFIGYTYDNKFVMGTVSNANLKELAQICKEMNLKGAMCMDGGASSSLYYQGKYITLPGRNINNALVFAEEVVSQ
- a CDS encoding DUF1540 domain-containing protein; the encoded protein is MNQGNTHIGCDVTECKHHAQAINNCTLDHIEVKKHTPNATSVESTDCASFEME